The following coding sequences are from one Haploplasma axanthum window:
- a CDS encoding GNAT family N-acetyltransferase, which translates to MKKYVLNEDYYLRKVKVRDAKELYDFSKNNEVTKYLTWNSHTNVKETKMVIKKFYLAKIKQGLPASFVIVDKQNKKVIGVIDYLLDNETDPPEIGYFMNPKYWGKGIMTLALKEIVKIGFEELRFDVIGISHMVSNLGSKRVIEKNNFKYKYTIYNYFLQQKNEHVDVMYYEMDKGDYYNDKQS; encoded by the coding sequence ATGAAAAAATATGTATTAAATGAGGATTATTATTTAAGAAAAGTTAAAGTTCGTGATGCAAAAGAACTATATGATTTTTCAAAGAATAATGAGGTAACTAAATACTTAACATGGAATAGTCATACAAATGTTAAGGAAACAAAAATGGTTATAAAAAAATTTTATCTTGCTAAAATAAAACAAGGTTTACCAGCTAGTTTTGTAATTGTTGATAAGCAGAATAAAAAGGTAATAGGAGTCATTGACTATTTACTTGATAATGAAACTGATCCACCTGAAATTGGATACTTTATGAATCCAAAATATTGGGGAAAAGGAATAATGACATTAGCCCTTAAGGAGATAGTCAAAATAGGATTTGAGGAATTAAGATTCGATGTTATTGGCATTTCACATATGGTTAGTAATTTGGGCTCAAAAAGAGTAATTGAAAAGAACAACTTTAAATATAAATACACAATTTATAATTATTTTTTACAACAAAAAAATGAACATGTAGACGTAATGTACTATGAAATGGATAAAGGAGATTACTATAATGATAAACAAAGTTAA
- a CDS encoding aminotransferase class I/II-fold pyridoxal phosphate-dependent enzyme gives MNKKQEATPFYSKLLQYANSNTTSHDVPGHKLGQIDNELLDYVGINMFRLDANAPRGLDNLNKPKTVIKEAAILMADAFGSDKAYFLTGGTTMGILAMIMAVCRANDKIIMPRNVHKSAINALILSGAVPVFVEPKIDENLGIANHVTYETYEEAIKNNLDAKAVFIINPTYFGVTTKIKEIVKLAHEHDMFVLADEAHGSHFKFSKELPMSAMKAGADIAACSLHKTVGSLTQSSIILTKGKKVDHVRLRSTINMLQSTSPSSLLLASLDVARKTIYFKGPEELPNIVKMAKKTRDEIGKIPGLKAITKKDFLELGAKDYDQTKIIVKVSNLGITGFQAYKELFDDFHIQLELAETHLILAVLSIGTKKKDLDALVEALKKLSERYYENAKPLKHKIIYTEPVSSIRPRVAYHAPKKYVRFKDALNEIAAEMIMIYPPGIPLVIPGEVITKKILSDLKFYQKSGSVILSDTDRGYVKIVDRDEWDRKEDPNEI, from the coding sequence ATGAATAAGAAACAAGAAGCAACCCCGTTCTATTCAAAATTACTACAGTATGCGAATAGTAATACAACGTCACATGATGTGCCTGGGCATAAGCTTGGACAAATTGATAATGAGTTACTTGATTATGTTGGTATTAACATGTTTAGATTAGATGCTAATGCACCAAGAGGTTTAGATAACTTAAATAAGCCTAAGACTGTTATAAAAGAAGCTGCTATATTAATGGCTGATGCTTTTGGTTCAGATAAAGCGTATTTTTTAACAGGTGGTACTACAATGGGAATACTTGCAATGATTATGGCAGTATGTCGTGCAAATGATAAAATCATTATGCCCAGAAATGTTCATAAATCTGCAATTAATGCACTAATTTTAAGTGGGGCAGTTCCAGTTTTTGTTGAACCTAAAATTGATGAGAATTTAGGTATTGCAAACCATGTAACTTATGAAACATATGAAGAAGCAATCAAGAATAACTTAGATGCAAAAGCAGTTTTCATAATTAATCCTACATATTTTGGTGTAACAACTAAAATAAAAGAGATTGTTAAATTAGCCCATGAGCATGATATGTTTGTTCTTGCTGATGAAGCACATGGATCACATTTTAAATTTAGTAAAGAATTACCAATGTCAGCAATGAAAGCAGGTGCAGATATCGCTGCATGTTCATTACATAAAACAGTTGGTTCACTTACTCAAAGTTCAATAATTCTAACGAAAGGTAAAAAAGTTGATCATGTAAGATTAAGATCAACAATTAATATGCTGCAAAGTACTTCACCAAGTAGTTTATTACTTGCAAGTTTAGATGTTGCAAGAAAAACAATTTACTTTAAAGGTCCTGAAGAATTACCTAATATTGTTAAGATGGCTAAAAAAACGCGTGATGAAATAGGTAAAATACCAGGATTGAAAGCTATAACTAAAAAAGATTTTCTTGAGTTAGGTGCTAAAGATTATGATCAAACAAAAATTATTGTTAAGGTATCAAATCTAGGTATAACAGGATTCCAAGCGTATAAAGAACTATTTGATGATTTCCATATTCAATTAGAACTTGCAGAAACTCATTTGATTTTAGCTGTTCTATCAATTGGAACAAAAAAGAAAGATTTAGATGCACTAGTGGAAGCATTAAAAAAACTAAGTGAAAGATATTATGAAAATGCTAAACCATTAAAACATAAAATTATTTATACTGAACCTGTAAGTTCAATAAGACCACGTGTTGCATATCATGCACCAAAAAAGTATGTTAGATTTAAAGATGCTCTTAATGAAATTGCAGCAGAAATGATTATGATTTATCCACCTGGAATACCACTTGTGATTCCTGGTGAAGTAATAACTAAAAAAATCTTAAGTGATTTAAAGTTTTATCAAAAAAGTGGATCAGTTATCTTAAGTGATACTGATCGAGGTTATGTAAAAATAGTCGATAGAGATGAATGGGATAGAAAGGAAGATCCAAATGAAATTTGA
- a CDS encoding replication-associated recombination protein A, with product MQQPLAYLMRPKTFDDVLGQEHLIGKDGILSAMIKKQKPLSFILYGPPGTGKTTIANIFAESFDMETYFFNASTDNKARLMDILNTTNFTNILLIIDEIHRMKTDVQDYLLPFVESGKATFIGLTTLNPYHSINWAIRSRCHLYEVKKLNDDDIKKAIQKGLHMLDIDIKIEPNALDSLVRYSNHEIRSALNLLESVSLVLKDGDTLTNSLLLRIAGNPKYSLDKSDDNYYQLLSALQKSIRGSDVDASLHYLARLLVLEDLNSLTRRLLVITYEDIGLANPNIAPKVLAACEAAKMVGMPEARIIFSNIVIELAISPKSNSAYLAIAAALDDYSNNDTGEIPNHVDNNKIKLDPSIYHYPHDDNGSLNDQIYLPDKIKEKTYYLPKEETKYEAALKVRLDLIDKIKGKKR from the coding sequence ATGCAACAACCATTAGCATACCTTATGCGACCAAAAACGTTTGATGATGTTTTAGGTCAAGAGCATTTAATTGGAAAAGATGGTATTCTAAGTGCAATGATAAAAAAACAAAAGCCATTATCATTTATATTGTATGGTCCTCCTGGTACTGGAAAAACAACAATTGCTAATATCTTTGCTGAAAGTTTTGATATGGAAACTTATTTTTTTAATGCATCAACAGACAATAAAGCACGTTTAATGGATATACTTAACACAACAAATTTTACAAACATTCTACTTATTATTGATGAAATTCATCGTATGAAAACCGATGTTCAAGACTATCTTTTACCTTTTGTTGAAAGTGGTAAAGCTACTTTTATTGGACTAACAACACTTAACCCTTACCATAGTATAAACTGGGCAATTAGATCTAGATGCCATCTTTATGAAGTTAAAAAGTTAAATGATGATGATATTAAAAAAGCAATCCAAAAAGGATTACATATGTTAGATATTGATATTAAGATTGAGCCTAATGCATTAGACTCATTAGTAAGATATTCAAATCACGAAATTAGGTCAGCATTAAATCTTTTAGAAAGTGTTAGTCTTGTTTTAAAAGATGGTGATACACTAACTAATAGCCTTTTACTTAGAATTGCTGGTAATCCAAAATACTCATTGGATAAAAGTGATGACAATTATTATCAACTTCTAAGTGCCCTCCAAAAATCAATTAGAGGTTCAGATGTTGATGCCTCATTACATTATCTTGCTAGATTGCTTGTCCTTGAAGATTTAAATAGTTTAACTAGAAGATTATTAGTAATCACTTATGAAGATATTGGACTTGCTAATCCAAACATTGCGCCAAAAGTTTTAGCTGCATGTGAAGCTGCTAAAATGGTAGGAATGCCTGAGGCGAGAATTATTTTTTCAAATATAGTTATTGAACTGGCAATCAGTCCTAAATCTAATTCTGCTTATCTAGCTATTGCTGCAGCTTTAGACGATTATAGTAATAATGATACTGGTGAAATTCCTAATCATGTCGATAATAATAAAATTAAGCTTGATCCATCAATTTATCATTACCCACATGATGACAATGGTTCATTAAATGATCAAATTTATTTACCAGACAAAATTAAAGAAAAAACATATTATCTTCCTAAAGAAGAAACTAAGTATGAAGCTGCTTTAAAAGTACGTTTAGATTTAATCGATAAAATCAAAGGAAAAAAACGTTAA
- the dtd gene encoding D-aminoacyl-tRNA deacylase yields MKLVIQRVKKANVKINNEIVGSIEKGFLVYLGIHINDTKNDVFKYVNKISNLRVFEDEDGKMNKDIKSVNGDFLIVSQFTLYGDAKKGNRPSFIEAARPEVAIPLYELFIDTLKNSFNVETGVFGADMQVESVNDGPVTIILENL; encoded by the coding sequence ATGAAATTAGTTATTCAAAGAGTTAAAAAAGCAAATGTAAAAATTAATAATGAAATTGTTGGTTCGATTGAAAAAGGTTTTTTAGTATATTTAGGAATTCATATTAATGATACAAAAAATGATGTTTTTAAATATGTTAATAAGATATCTAATTTACGTGTTTTTGAAGATGAAGATGGTAAGATGAATAAAGATATTAAAAGTGTTAATGGCGATTTTCTAATAGTCTCACAGTTTACTTTGTATGGTGATGCTAAAAAAGGTAATAGACCTTCATTTATTGAAGCTGCACGACCTGAAGTTGCTATTCCGTTATATGAGTTATTCATTGATACTTTAAAGAATTCGTTTAATGTTGAAACTGGTGTTTTTGGAGCTGATATGCAAGTTGAATCTGTAAATGATGGTCCAGTAACAATCATTCTTGAAAACTTATAA
- the speB gene encoding agmatinase yields the protein MKFEKVDLSFQSCNSNYDESDVVIFSVPMDATTSFRPGTRFAGNAIRVDSFGVEWYSPYRDRDLKDYKTVDIGDLDLPIGAVEDALDIVYETTKEILNDNKVPMMVGGEHLVSYPTIKATFEKYPDLHIIHLDAHTDLREHFFGRDLSHATFMRHVHKFVGDGKIYQFGIRSGEKPEFEWAKKHIHQRKFDFEGLVEAVEKLKDKPVYITIDLDVLDPAVFPGTGTPEPGGMQYKDLLWAIDQFEKLNNIVAADFVELAPMLDPSGASTAVAAKTLREMVLLLHKNIEKKQK from the coding sequence ATGAAATTTGAAAAAGTAGATTTATCATTTCAAAGTTGCAATAGCAACTATGATGAGTCAGATGTTGTTATATTTAGCGTACCGATGGATGCTACAACATCGTTTAGACCTGGAACAAGATTTGCAGGAAATGCAATTAGAGTTGACTCTTTTGGAGTTGAATGGTATTCACCATACCGTGATCGTGATTTAAAAGACTATAAAACTGTTGATATTGGTGATTTAGATTTACCTATTGGTGCTGTTGAAGATGCACTTGATATAGTTTATGAAACAACAAAAGAAATTTTAAATGATAATAAAGTTCCAATGATGGTTGGAGGAGAACATTTAGTTTCCTATCCAACAATTAAAGCAACTTTTGAAAAATATCCTGATTTACATATTATTCATTTAGATGCACATACAGATTTGAGAGAACACTTTTTTGGTAGAGATTTATCACATGCAACATTTATGAGACATGTTCATAAATTTGTTGGTGATGGTAAGATTTATCAATTTGGAATAAGAAGTGGTGAAAAACCAGAATTTGAATGGGCTAAAAAGCATATCCATCAAAGAAAATTTGATTTTGAAGGTTTAGTTGAAGCAGTAGAAAAATTAAAAGATAAACCAGTATATATAACAATTGATTTAGATGTTTTAGATCCTGCTGTTTTCCCAGGAACGGGAACTCCTGAACCAGGTGGAATGCAATATAAAGATTTATTATGGGCGATTGATCAATTTGAAAAATTGAATAATATTGTTGCTGCTGATTTTGTTGAATTAGCACCAATGTTAGATCCAAGTGGTGCATCAACTGCTGTTGCTGCAAAAACTTTAAGAGAAATGGTACTATTATTACACAAAAATATTGAAAAGAAACAAAAATAA
- a CDS encoding adenine phosphoribosyltransferase: MNLKDYIASVENFPKEGILFRDITPLMADGKAFKYATDQIVEFAKNKDVNLVVGPEARGFIFGCPVAYELNTGFIPVRKPGKLPRETVDVKYALEYGHNELSIHKGDIKKGSRVLIVDDLLATGGTIKATIDLVESQGGIVAGVAFLIELVDLNGRDLLKNYNVLSLIKY, from the coding sequence ATGAATTTAAAAGATTATATTGCAAGTGTTGAAAATTTTCCAAAAGAAGGTATTTTATTTAGAGATATTACGCCATTAATGGCAGATGGTAAAGCATTTAAATATGCAACTGACCAAATTGTTGAGTTTGCAAAAAATAAAGATGTTAATTTAGTTGTTGGACCTGAAGCAAGAGGCTTTATTTTTGGTTGTCCTGTTGCTTATGAATTGAATACAGGATTTATTCCAGTTAGAAAACCAGGTAAATTACCACGTGAAACAGTTGATGTTAAATATGCACTTGAATATGGACATAACGAGTTATCAATTCATAAAGGAGATATTAAAAAAGGAAGCCGTGTTTTAATTGTTGATGATTTACTTGCAACAGGTGGAACTATCAAAGCAACTATTGATTTAGTTGAAAGTCAAGGTGGAATTGTTGCTGGTGTTGCTTTTTTAATTGAACTTGTAGACTTAAATGGTAGAGATTTACTTAAAAATTATAATGTTTTGTCGTTAATAAAATATTAA
- a CDS encoding RelA/SpoT family protein: MYDSLFQSLYDVFNNYIHLEEDIELIYRAYLFSREKHQGQMRRSGEPYITHPVAVAIILAHLGAGPNTLAAALLHDVVEDTEVTFDDLTKLFGEDIATLVDGVTKLSKLAFITEPSQADNHQKMLIAMAKDIRVILIKIADRLHNIRTLESMPSDRQVRIAQETLEIYAPIAHKLGLFVIKAELEDRSLKYTEPNRYFEVSRLIQSKKDEREKNIENIIENINELFAENGLHSYEIKGRIKNIFSIYKKMYVNERSFEDIYDLLAIRVIVDKVEECYQALGIIHANFTPIPRRFKDYIAVPKPNLYQSLHTTVLSNDGTLFEVQIRTKQMDEVAEMGVAAHWAYKENKVYSKEKEQFEIAQKFKWYGELLKMSEDVDDSTVGSKEFVESVKGDILGANVYVFTPKGEVIELPKGATPIDFAYRIHSDVGNKMVGASVNNKIVTLDYELKTGDIITVRTSKNSFGPSDSWLKIAKSNHARHKIKAFLNKRNADTLLLQGKDILERELSTQKLVTDFNDEFVKKNFSKQAIKSVDDLYIEIAKNNISAKTIAAKLTGQEIDKDFYLHKQMEKATRNLKATSETGVIVEGLTNPQIKLANCCLPIPGDEIMGYVSKQGGLVVHTTNCPNNSSLDLSRKIEVYWAEKIDRKFPALLKIVGRSTPNFLFSVVTAINASNVPVAEMNSQATQSLETTVRLKILVENLPQLEKLIVNIKKISDVYSVERDYR; the protein is encoded by the coding sequence ATGTATGATTCACTTTTTCAATCATTATATGATGTTTTTAACAACTACATTCATTTAGAAGAAGATATTGAACTAATATATAGGGCTTATCTTTTTTCACGTGAAAAACATCAAGGACAAATGCGTAGATCTGGTGAACCATATATTACACATCCTGTAGCAGTAGCAATCATTCTTGCACACTTAGGTGCTGGACCTAATACTTTAGCAGCTGCATTATTACATGATGTAGTTGAAGATACTGAAGTTACATTTGATGATTTAACAAAACTTTTTGGTGAAGATATTGCTACATTAGTAGATGGTGTGACAAAACTTTCTAAATTAGCATTCATTACAGAACCATCTCAAGCCGATAATCATCAAAAAATGTTGATTGCTATGGCGAAAGATATTCGCGTTATTCTTATAAAGATTGCTGATAGATTACATAATATTAGAACGCTTGAGTCGATGCCAAGTGATAGACAAGTAAGAATTGCACAAGAAACTTTAGAGATATATGCACCAATTGCCCATAAACTAGGGTTATTCGTTATTAAAGCAGAATTAGAAGATCGTTCACTTAAATATACTGAACCAAATAGATATTTTGAAGTTTCTAGATTAATTCAAAGTAAAAAAGATGAACGTGAAAAAAATATTGAAAATATTATCGAAAATATTAATGAACTATTTGCAGAGAATGGTCTTCATTCATATGAAATAAAGGGAAGAATTAAAAATATTTTTAGTATCTATAAAAAGATGTATGTTAATGAACGTTCATTTGAAGATATTTATGATTTATTAGCAATTAGAGTTATCGTTGATAAAGTTGAAGAATGTTACCAAGCATTAGGAATCATTCATGCTAATTTTACACCAATTCCACGACGTTTTAAAGATTACATAGCTGTACCAAAACCAAACCTTTATCAGTCACTTCATACAACAGTTTTATCAAATGATGGAACTTTATTTGAAGTCCAAATTCGTACTAAACAAATGGATGAAGTTGCTGAAATGGGGGTTGCTGCACACTGGGCATATAAAGAAAACAAAGTTTATTCTAAGGAAAAAGAACAATTTGAAATTGCACAGAAATTCAAATGGTATGGCGAATTATTAAAGATGAGTGAAGATGTTGATGATTCAACAGTTGGAAGTAAAGAGTTTGTTGAAAGTGTTAAAGGTGATATTTTAGGAGCAAATGTTTATGTTTTTACTCCTAAAGGTGAAGTAATTGAACTTCCCAAAGGTGCAACTCCAATCGATTTTGCATATCGAATTCATAGTGATGTGGGAAATAAAATGGTTGGGGCTAGTGTAAATAATAAAATTGTTACACTGGATTATGAATTAAAAACCGGAGACATTATCACAGTTAGAACAAGTAAGAATTCATTTGGTCCAAGTGATTCATGGCTTAAAATTGCAAAGTCAAATCATGCAAGACATAAGATTAAAGCATTCTTGAATAAACGAAATGCAGATACGCTATTATTACAAGGAAAAGATATTTTAGAGCGTGAATTAAGTACTCAAAAACTTGTTACTGATTTTAATGATGAGTTTGTTAAAAAGAATTTTAGTAAGCAAGCAATTAAAAGTGTTGATGATTTATATATCGAAATTGCTAAAAATAATATTAGTGCGAAAACAATTGCTGCTAAGTTAACTGGTCAAGAAATTGATAAAGATTTCTATTTACATAAGCAAATGGAGAAAGCAACTAGAAACTTAAAAGCAACCAGTGAAACAGGCGTTATCGTTGAGGGATTAACTAATCCTCAAATTAAACTTGCAAATTGTTGCTTACCTATTCCTGGCGATGAAATTATGGGATATGTTTCAAAACAAGGCGGATTAGTAGTTCATACGACAAATTGTCCTAATAACAGTAGCCTAGATTTAAGCCGTAAAATTGAAGTATATTGGGCAGAAAAAATTGATCGTAAGTTTCCAGCATTATTGAAAATTGTTGGAAGAAGCACACCAAATTTCTTGTTTAGTGTCGTAACAGCAATTAATGCATCTAATGTCCCAGTTGCTGAAATGAACTCGCAAGCAACACAAAGTCTAGAGACAACAGTTAGATTAAAAATATTAGTAGAAAACTTACCACAATTAGAAAAACTAATTGTGAATATTAAAAAGATAAGTGATGTATACAGTGTGGAACGTGATTATCGATGA
- a CDS encoding ribonuclease J yields the protein MSQIRFFALGGLAENGKNMFIVEVDKDLFILDAGIKYPSSELYGVDEIIPDYRGLLRIKDRVKGIFMSHAHEDHIAALSHVLKDLNIPVYATNFTMEIIKDNLKEAGYDLSKLTLNIINQNSIIKFGNVRVTFFNTTHSIPESVGIAIQTTRGSIVYTSDFTFDQSGDIKYQTDFGKINELTEKKVLALLTESVGSTEAKTSHTNFELDHKLNSIFSNAEGRILVSLFSSDLLKIQRVIDIAIAHKKKIAIIGRKAQRIVDIAIKEGYLEIPEESLTNLRFIDEKNNNEGKDIVALITGSRHEPFYMIQRMCKKSDRLIHINERDTVIIMTAPVPGTEKMAARTLDVLFRSDAHVEVIDKKLLSFSHANADEIKMMINMLKPKYIIPVIGEYRHQYSVRKLAMQLGYKEDEVFLMDNGDVLTFEEKPFVSKNDIAVGEILIDGTAVGDVNDYVLRDRELLAEDGALIIVAHVDPRKKQIVGDVEIVTKGFVYVKESEELLNSIKDEFMKISEKYLNSKYINWSEYKKDARNALAKFVFQETKRNPITIPVIISTESSN from the coding sequence ATGAGTCAAATTCGTTTTTTTGCGTTAGGTGGATTAGCCGAAAACGGTAAAAATATGTTTATAGTTGAAGTAGATAAAGATTTATTCATTTTGGATGCAGGTATAAAGTATCCAAGTAGTGAATTATATGGTGTTGATGAAATCATTCCTGATTATCGTGGACTACTTAGAATAAAAGACCGAGTTAAAGGTATTTTTATGTCTCATGCCCATGAAGATCATATAGCAGCTTTATCACATGTATTAAAAGACTTAAACATTCCTGTATACGCAACAAATTTTACAATGGAAATAATAAAAGACAATTTAAAAGAAGCAGGTTATGATTTAAGTAAATTGACCTTAAATATTATCAACCAAAATAGTATTATCAAATTTGGTAATGTCAGAGTTACTTTCTTTAATACTACCCATTCAATTCCTGAATCTGTTGGGATTGCTATTCAAACAACAAGAGGAAGTATCGTTTATACTAGTGATTTTACTTTTGACCAATCTGGTGATATTAAATATCAAACTGATTTTGGTAAAATCAATGAATTAACTGAAAAGAAAGTATTAGCATTACTAACTGAGTCTGTTGGTTCAACAGAAGCTAAAACAAGTCATACAAACTTTGAATTAGACCATAAGTTAAATAGTATTTTTTCTAATGCGGAAGGAAGAATTTTAGTTTCTTTATTTTCATCTGATTTATTAAAAATTCAAAGAGTTATTGATATTGCTATTGCACATAAGAAAAAGATTGCAATTATTGGTAGAAAAGCTCAAAGAATTGTTGATATTGCGATTAAAGAAGGTTATTTAGAGATTCCTGAAGAATCATTAACTAATCTACGCTTTATTGATGAAAAAAATAATAATGAAGGAAAAGATATAGTTGCATTAATTACTGGATCAAGACATGAACCATTTTACATGATTCAAAGAATGTGTAAAAAATCAGATAGATTAATTCATATTAATGAACGAGATACAGTTATTATTATGACTGCACCTGTTCCAGGAACAGAAAAAATGGCTGCTAGAACACTTGATGTATTATTTAGAAGTGATGCACATGTTGAAGTTATTGATAAAAAATTATTGTCATTCTCACATGCTAATGCTGATGAAATAAAGATGATGATTAATATGTTAAAACCTAAATATATTATTCCCGTTATTGGTGAATATCGTCATCAATATAGTGTTAGAAAACTTGCAATGCAATTAGGATATAAAGAAGATGAAGTATTCTTAATGGATAATGGTGATGTTCTAACATTTGAAGAAAAACCATTTGTAAGTAAAAATGATATCGCTGTTGGAGAAATTCTAATTGATGGTACTGCAGTTGGTGATGTTAATGATTATGTATTAAGAGATCGTGAATTATTAGCTGAAGATGGGGCATTAATTATTGTAGCTCATGTTGATCCTCGTAAGAAACAAATTGTTGGTGATGTAGAAATAGTTACTAAAGGATTTGTTTATGTAAAAGAATCAGAAGAATTATTAAATTCTATTAAAGATGAATTTATGAAAATAAGTGAAAAGTATTTAAATAGTAAATATATTAACTGGAGTGAATATAAAAAAGATGCTAGAAATGCACTTGCAAAATTTGTTTTCCAAGAAACAAAACGTAATCCAATCACAATTCCAGTTATTATCTCAACTGAAAGTTCTAATTAA
- the hisS gene encoding histidine--tRNA ligase has translation MINKVKGTYDVLPNESYKWQYLEQKIREITKKYNFKEIRTPIMEYSGVIHRETELSDMVTKETYNFIDKGNREVTLRPEGTAGVIRSYVENKLYAQNDLIKAYYIEAMFRYERPQKGRYRQFMQFGIEAIGSKSPLLDAEVIAMSSDFISSLGLKNVVIELNSIGDVDSRMKYQEALINYLTPFKEELSFDSKERLIKNPLRILDSKDSKDQEIVKNAPKPIDYLSDESKKYFEDVIKYLEAFNIVYQVNNTLVRGLDYYSEIVFEVKAQIEGFGAQNVLGGGGRYENLVSELGGPKTSAIGVAFGMERLLLALEYENVLPNEEDNLDVFVITFGENEKIYGTKILNGLRNKGLTVDIEFDNKSFKAQLKKAINKNAKVLVIVGEDEVKNNTVTIKNTKTEKQVTVENQKIYETIKNELENLK, from the coding sequence ATGATAAACAAAGTTAAAGGTACTTATGATGTACTTCCGAATGAATCATATAAATGGCAATATTTAGAACAAAAAATTCGAGAAATAACAAAAAAATATAATTTTAAAGAAATTAGAACACCAATAATGGAATATAGTGGTGTAATTCATAGAGAAACAGAATTATCTGATATGGTTACTAAAGAAACGTATAATTTTATTGATAAAGGGAATCGTGAAGTAACACTTAGACCAGAAGGAACAGCTGGTGTAATTAGATCATATGTTGAAAATAAGTTATATGCTCAAAATGATTTAATTAAAGCATACTACATTGAAGCAATGTTTAGATATGAGCGTCCTCAAAAAGGTCGTTATAGACAGTTTATGCAATTTGGTATTGAAGCGATTGGTTCAAAGAGTCCTCTTTTAGATGCAGAAGTTATCGCGATGTCAAGTGACTTTATCTCAAGTTTAGGATTAAAGAATGTTGTTATTGAATTGAATTCAATTGGTGATGTTGATTCAAGAATGAAGTATCAAGAAGCATTAATTAACTATCTAACGCCATTCAAGGAAGAATTATCATTTGATTCAAAAGAAAGATTAATTAAAAATCCTTTAAGGATTTTAGATAGTAAAGATAGTAAAGATCAAGAGATAGTTAAAAATGCTCCTAAACCGATTGATTATTTAAGTGATGAATCTAAGAAATATTTTGAAGATGTAATAAAATATTTAGAAGCATTTAATATAGTTTATCAGGTTAATAATACCTTAGTGAGAGGTCTAGATTATTATAGTGAAATCGTCTTTGAAGTTAAAGCACAAATTGAAGGTTTTGGTGCTCAAAATGTTCTTGGTGGTGGCGGTAGGTATGAAAATTTAGTTTCTGAACTAGGAGGACCAAAAACTAGTGCAATTGGTGTAGCATTTGGAATGGAAAGACTATTGCTGGCTTTAGAATATGAAAATGTTCTTCCAAATGAAGAAGATAATTTAGATGTATTTGTAATAACTTTTGGTGAAAATGAAAAAATATATGGTACAAAAATATTAAATGGACTTAGAAATAAAGGTTTAACCGTTGATATTGAATTTGATAATAAATCTTTTAAAGCACAATTAAAAAAAGCAATTAATAAAAATGCTAAAGTACTTGTCATTGTTGGTGAAGATGAAGTTAAAAATAATACTGTCACAATTAAAAATACTAAAACTGAAAAACAAGTTACTGTTGAAAATCAAAAAATATATGAAACAATTAAAAATGAATTGGAGAATTTAAAATGA